A single genomic interval of Homo sapiens chromosome 15, GRCh38.p14 Primary Assembly harbors:
- the GOLGA6L7 gene encoding golgin subfamily A member 6-like protein 7, which translates to MMSEKTQQRKLAGTKKKFTDYHQWNSAGVGTGATDTKKKKINHGANPETTTSGGCHSPEDKQQNRAQLKEENKASHQHQQALRRQLEAQDHTIRILMCQKTELETALHDSQDAARKFEEDSKDLAARLHHSWHFAGELQRALSAMSAEHERADKYIKELTKEREAMSLELFRNIITNKELKEKNAELQEKLRLVETEKSEIQLHIKELKRKLETDKIPLPQVQTNTLQEKMWRQEEELRDQEELRDQEKLRKHEEKMWRQEQRLRDQEKELREQEQQMQEQEEQMRKQEEQMRKQEEQMRKQEEQMRKQEEQMRKQEEQMRKQEEQMGKQEEQMGEQEEQMRKQEKQMLKQKEQMRKQEEQMWKQEEQIGEQEEQMRKQEEQMWKQEEQIGEQEEQMRKQEEQMWKQEEQMGEQMRKQEEQMGEQEEQIRKQEEQMGEQEEQMRKQEEQMGEQEEQMRKQEEQMGEQEEQMRKQEEQMGEQEEQMGEQEEQMRKQVERLQFKEERLWDEYEKMQEEEEKIRRQVEKRREKKERMGEQEKTQEERCSEPCLPPSKYPSDMSHPGSLEPAREAGKGYSHDNRTAQIMQLPPGMKNAQERPGLGSTSCIPFFYGGDKKKIKIISI; encoded by the exons atgatGTCCGAAAAAACCCAACAAAGAAAATTGGCTGGGACCAAGAAAAAG TTTACAGACTATCATCAGTGGAACAGTGCTGGTGTTGGTACCGGAGCAACCGacaccaaaaagaagaaaataaatcatggcGCTAACCCTGAGACAACCACTTCGGGGGGCTGCCACTCGCCTGAGGAT AAACAACAGAACCGAGCTCAGCTGAAAGAG GAAAATAAGGCAAGCCACCAACATCAGCAAGCCCTAAGGAGGCAGCTAGAG GCCCAGGATCATACCATACGAATCCTTATGTGTCAGAAAACTGAACTGGAGACAGCGCTCCATGACAGCCAGGATGCTGCCAGGAAATTTGAAG AAGATTCCAAGGATCTGGCAGCCCGCCTGCATCATTCCTGGCACTTTGCAGGAGAGTTACAGCGGGCTCTCTCTGCTATGTCCGCAGAGCACGAGAGGGCGGACAAG TACATCAAGGAGTTAACAAAGGAGAGGGAAGCCATGAGTCTGGAGCTGTTCAGGAACAT CATAACCAATAAGGAGCTGAAGGAGAAAAATGCCGAACTACAAGAAAAACTTCGACTGGTAGAAACTGAAAAGTCTGAGATCCAGCTCCACATCAAGGAGCTAAAAAGGAAACTGGAGACGGACAAAATCCCGCTGCCACAG GTTCAAACCAACACTTTGCAGGAGaagatgtggaggcaggaggaggagctaCGGGATCAGGAGGAGCTACGGGATCAGGAGAAGCTACGGAAGCAcgaggagaagatgtggagacAGGAGCAGAGGCTGCGGGACCAGGAGAAGGAGCTGCGGGAGCAGGAGCAGCAGatgcaggagcaggaggagcagatgcggaagcaggaggagcagatgcggaagcaggaggagcagatgcggaagcaggaggagcagatgcggaagcaggaggagcagatgcggaagcaggaggagcagatgcggaagcaggaggagcagatggggaagcaggaggagcagatgggggagcaggaggagcagatgcggaagcaggagaagcagatgctgaagcagaaggagcagatgcggaagcaggaggagcagatgtggaagcaggaggagcagataggggagcaggaggagcagatgcggaagcaggaggagcagatgtggaagcaggaggagcagataggggagcaggaggagcagatgcgaaagcaggaggagcagatgtggaagcaggaggagcagatgggggagcagatgaggaagcaggaggagcagatgggggagcaggaggagcagatccggaagcaggaggagcagatgggggagcaggaggagcagatgcggaagcaggaggagcagatgggggagcaggaggagcagatgcggaagcaggaggagcagatgggggagcaggaggagcagatgaggaagcaggaggagcagatgggggagcaggaggagcagatgggggagcaggaggagcagatgcggAAGCAGGTGGAGAGGCTGCAATTCAAGGAGGAGAGGCTGTGGGATGAGTATGAGAAgatgcaggaggaggaggagaagatcCGGAGGCAGGTGGAGAAGAGGCGGGAGAAGAAGGAGAGGATGGGAGAGCAGGAGAAGACGCAGGAGGAGCGGTGCTCAgagccctgcctccctccctccaaatATCCTTCTGATATGAGCCACCCTGGCAGCCTGGAGCCTGCACGAGAGGCCGGGAAGGGTTATTCCCATGACAACCGCACTGCACAGATCATGCAGCTGCCCCCTGGAATGAAGAACGCCCAGGAGCGCCCAGGCTTAGGCAGCACCTCCTGCATCCCATTCTTCTACGGAGGAGACAAGAAAAAGATCAAGATCATCAGTATCTAA